The genomic segment CCCTTCTAAAGTCACAGTTGCTAAATCCAAATTATAGACTCCAGTCGATGGGTGTGTTTCTGTAAAGGCTGGAGTGTCTGCAGCCGTCCAACTCATCAAGTCCACATGGAGGCAGATTATATTCTGGCATCCAGAGAGTCTGCAGGGGTGTGGACCAAGGGTGAACTCCTCAGACAGACATTCAGGGGTGGGAAACCTCACAAATTATTAACAGTTGTTTAAAGCTATTTATTGAAGTGTATTTTCAATATTAACGTTTTAAAGCAGAAGCTAcatgtttgttgttgatgttcagtaaaacacagaacCTGGAGCGATAAGGACCACATCCCAGAGCCAACACACACCCCGGTGCACACCCAAGTTCCAGAAATGCCACCCAGGAATGTGTGTACACTTTCACCAAACCCACAATGACCTGGTTGGCTGCCAGCAACACAGTTCAAACACACTCTATCTTGTTTATATAGACATGCAAGAGTGTGTTTCTGCACAGTGTGCGAAGGACACACAGATCAATACTCTTTGATCCTCACCTGTCCTTTGGTGAACACTTCCTGACGCAGACAGGTGACCTGAGCTGGAGTGATTGAGACAGCGGAGTTATCACACCCCAGAGGGTAACAGCTCAGTGGGACGCCTGCCTCTGGAGGAGACTCTACCGCCAGACACACCAGGTCCAGGAAAGGATGGCCTGCAGAGGTGAAAAGAGAAGGGAAGCTGTGGAAAAGGTGTACAGGCGCACTAGCAGCCCCATGTGGCTGAAATGCTCATTACACAAGAGAAACATCTTTTCTATTCTTAAAGCATAACCACTTGTTATGATGGTGGTGTCAGTAGAAAGGCAAAATGGTGACTTTCTGACTTTTagctaaaatgctaacattagcatcatGGGTGGGTGACCTGgatattttgggtttttttatgttaaattgtccagaaaaacattttaaaaattgctaATGGATAACATAACCATTCTGTTTTTAGATAATTCTGCACATTAAACACTGAAGCAAACATCATATAAAGATCTAATATTACCCTAAATTGCATGATAATCAGCAACAGCCTAACACACCCAGGGATGTTAAAGGGAAGCCTGCGACAGTATGAACTGTGCATCTTTTGGGATATCATCGTGTAAACCACACCCTCACCCTCAGCGTCTATGAGTCGGTAGACAGCTTTCCTTCCAGGTACAGTGCTCTTCTCTGGGTCTTCGCTGATCTTCATCCTGGGTCTTCCTCTGACCTCCAccaactaacacacacacatacaaatgttaATATGATGCCTATGTGTGCTACCATGTTAGCaaggtgtgtttttaattaaattacctTATACACACAACCCAGTGAGGGTTGTTTTGTGCAGGTGACCAGATGTGTTCCAACACCAACCACATTGATCTCATTCTCCTGAAACAATCACATAGAAACTATCAGGGACAAAGATAAACCCTGGAGGGGAGTGAGGATCAGAGACGATAAAATAAGctgctcattcattcatttacctTCTTGTTGAGCTCAGCCATGCTTTGCTCTGAGATGTTATTGGTCCCGACGATGACCAGTGAGTCAAAAGCAGGGATGGAGAAACtgtagagaaaaagaaaagagtgaaaatggaACAATGGCGAATGAAACGTGAACAGACCAAAATCAAATCTGGCTGTAGGTTTTAAAGACATACTgatgcacacatgcagcatgGCACCTCACTCACTGCTCGCTGCAGAGTCTGAAGACATGACGGACGTCGACTGACTGCCTGCACAGGTCCCCGCTGTCCAGACGAACCCCCACAGGCCTGTAGCCCAGCTCATACAGCGCCAAGGCCACGGCGCAGAAGTTCAACAGGCCGCTACTGAAATCAGATACAAGCACAGATTACATTGTATGAGTCTGATACGTTCAGTCTTTCTTGGAAACTGTGGAAAAAGAGCAAGTATCTATGTAGCCATCAATGATGGGAAATGATAAGAGATTAGCTCCTTCAcacctctttcttcttctggtAAAAGTAATTTAGCATAGCTGCTGCAGTAACCACTACACTGGAAAGTTACATCAGAATTATGATGGTAGTTTTGTTGATgtaatataaaattaaaaacaacatcactAATTACCAGCCAACGCTGTAGCTGTCGATCACAGGGAGGAAGTTCTGAGGGTAGGCGATGGCGTAGGACAGGAAGGCGGCTAACTCGCCCTCTCTGATCTTCCCAGGCTCTGCTGCCAGAAGCTCACACACTCGGCTCAACCAGCCTTTTGTCAGGGAAATGAAGTCGACTGGATCTGGGTCCCCGTTCACCGCCACCAGAGTCTGAGTGGGAACAAACGTCAGGGAGATATTATTACCTACGTGACGTGGCAGTGAAGAGTTTTTCCTCCTAGTTTTGAACAGACAGTTTCTCTGCACTGTTAGCAACATGCCTCCTGCATTACACACGGAGCCTCCAGCCCCTTCCTTCACACATGATCACCAGCTGAATTTCTTGAGCCACTCTTTTCCTCTGGAGACCGATATTCAACTCACTTCACCTGGGCTACAATTAACTAATACATTTCCTTTACAGATTATTTTGCAGATTATTTACtttattaactgattaatcattttgtctgtgAAACATcaggaaacagtaaaaaaatgtcaaaaaaaagtgaCATCTTAAAGCCTACAGTGACATATTCAGttcaggtctgttttttttaaccaacagTCGTCAGGGTATTATGATGTAagacaaggaaaagaaaatgtcagtttttctgtctgttgaaaATGAAGTTCTAGAGCTGCTACTAAAATGACTGACCTGGATCACCACAGAAACTTTAACAGTAATGTAAGCATACACAAAGTGGACTTAATGAGCAAGAATGTGTAAAACCACTGTTATGGTCGTATGCAGGTGATTGGTGGAGATAAAAACATACTCACCTGTGGCCACACCTCCTCCAGGGAGGTGAAGGAGGTGACGTATGAGTGAGCCATGGTCCCTGCGACGGGGATCCCAAACAGGAATCCAGCCTGAACGTTACTGGTGAGATCAAACCCTGGACAGATTCATGACACATTCAGCCACAGACAACACTACTCACATGTTATCTAGTAACTGCCAATGAATCTATTTATACTAGTTACTCGTAgccaacaaaaccacaaatgtggaGAGAAACTGTagagaataataataactgaacaTGTCTGACAGATTACACAACATTCACCTCCAATGTGTGTGTATCGTGAGGCGGTGAGCCCTCCATCTGGCCCCTGAGCCCGCCTCAGGCCCATCTCCAGCAGCTTCCTCCTGGGACCGGCTGCCAGTCTGAAACGGGCAGCGTTACTACACACCAGACTgacaacagagaagaaaaacaagctgttttATAACTTCTGCTGGAGAAAAGGTTATAAGAGTTATACAACAGACAGTTTGGGTCCACAGCTGTGGCTGACTGATGGTGGAGGCAGCTGTGAAGTACAGTGGTGTAACCACGAGCTTAAAAATGTAGAGGTCAGAGACTCAGCAGGGGATGAAAATGGAGACAGAAGGCTAAGATGGAGTATTcccttgttttttctcttttatatcattatttaatttttgtatGTAAATTCTATATATTCCTTTGTGGCCTATATCTGAGGAAATGTTAATGACTGTTCATTCACCACTTTCATTACTGTCTAaaacacatatactgtacatataagAGATAAGATTATTTTTATGGCATGGACAGTGCAGATGCATCACAGGCCATTAGACTGTTGGGATTCAAGAAATTAATAAGCCAATGAAAAAATCAGCAAcagataaatcaataataaaagtaatttacTGGTTAAAGCCCCATATACACATGTGGTTATATGACTGTTTACTATGGATGTATtgaataaaagtgtgtgtgtgtgttgttacctGGCGTAGTTAACCAGACACAGTAAACTGGTCTCCAGCAGCTGAACCACAGCCAGCGGACCTGCCACCTCCATCAGAGGCACCTGCAGATGTTTTAGACACGCAGCACAAGTTAGACACTCTGACCCCGACTGTGGCCTTTGACCCTCACTTTAACCCTGACGGCTCACCCTGGCAAACACCACAGTTCCCTCTGGGACAGAGCGGAGCGTGACGCCCGAACAGTCCAGGCCTCGCAGGAACTGGAAGAAGGCGGGGTCAGTGGCCGGGGGCAGGACTGAGCGCAGGAACTCCACATCTGGatccatgaaaacacacagtgttaacACAAACATCTGGAACAGTGACAGTCAGACCAACAACAGAGGACATCCTTCATCCTGACACCACACACATGGGCTGTTACACAAGCACATGTGTCCTTCATGTGCCCTCACATGTCCTgtctcacaacacacacacacactcaccacacacacaattacaataaCAGAGCTAAATCTAATAACTCTCTGTACAGCTAATCTAATTCAGAAGCTGCGACCTCAGTGGTGTGACTGTGATGAAGGTCAAACTAAACATGTCTGACAGCTTGTTGattgcagtggtggaaaataactACAAAGTATTCAGTTGAGTACATAGACCAAGTACTATATAATTACTTATACTCTGAGTATTTTATGCTCCTTTAAACTATATTCCAACAGAAGTATTAAGATTCCTGATGTAAAGAGAAgtatgaaaacaacactgaactaAAGTACATCTGATACAACtgtttatacagtacatttctgaGGGAATTCTTGTAGTTTCCCTTCACTTATTTCAGTTTAAGTTATTGGAGAGATTAGTTAACATGTTTGAAACTAGTACATTTAGCTCTTTATTGCTACTGATGTGCTTTTCCTACAGTGCAGTTCTGACTACAGGACTTTGTCATGGATTATCAGGATCTGGAGATCTTTCAGCTCTGGCTGTAGGAAGCTTTGAGGCTGTTAGTGTTACACAACTTTAGATCATTTTTAGATCTTTAGTCATAACCGTTTAAAATCATTGTGAAAGACtacttttatattgttttataaCTGACTTTGAATTGCATCTGTGTGAACTTAAACATGTTGCAAAATCAGAATAACTTCCAGTTACATGAGCGCAGGACAATCCGCGTTACATTGAACCACAAACGTTCCTGGAATGCGGTGTGCCATACTGTTTCATGTGCTTTACACACATGAGATTACTCTTCTGTGCTAAAGTTCAGAGCTATAatcccccccccctttcccaAAATACCGCACCGGCATTCACGTTCTCTCAATGAAAGTCTCACGGGGGTTGCACGGCGAAGTATTGCGCAACCGGATCGGTATGCGTAAAAGGAGGTTTGGAGGGGAGAAAAGTCAtgaataacattattattaagAAGATTTGGTCTTGGCTCGtgtttaaactgaaataatgtaGAAAGTCAAGTTCGAGTTGCCTTTCTCACCTTCGTCTGTGAAGCGAAAGCTGCGCAGGAACAGCTGACAGTCGTGCAGACCGGCGAACAGCGAGAAGCCGCCGCCGAACGGATTGTCCCGGAAGAAGAGCTCGAACACGGCGGGCTCCTGGTGCCGACCGGCCCGCCAGTACGCGTACGCCATGGTGAACTGGTACAGATCGGTCAGCAGCGGAGGGACTCGCTCCCGGATAGACCGCTCCATGGCCTCGCGTGTGTTGCTGAACGGCGCTGCCATGTTATTCAAGTCCTGGGTCCAGGTTCACTGATGCCGAGATATCTGGGACTTGGAGTTCTCCAGAGTCCTGCACCTACTGAGGCAGAAACAGAGCGGAACCTCTGACAAATACTCCAGAGGCAGGGTAAGACGTGAGGTGTGTAGGCAAACAGAAGAGTGAACAAATAAGATCTGAAACAGACGATTATTTCTTAGATATTTTAGTTGAACGAATTTGCCGAGTCATGTGATTTTACACAGTTTTGTGATCCACGTTGCCTTTTTGATGTCCTAGTCTTTCAGTGTACACCCCTGTGGTCTAAATGTCATTTAATAAAACTacaagaacacaaacaacaaattaaataattaacatCAAAATCAAAAGTATTCTAAAGAAATGTACCTGGTCCTTGTAGTAAGTTATTTCCTCTAAAACATATTGGATTTAAAGTAGAAAGCTGCACAAAAAGGGAAATAATCAAAGTACAAGTGCCTTAAAATGGAGCATAGTATTTGAGTAAAGGGGTTGTTGTGACATTTCCTGTCAATAACACAACAAAGCAGAAACAAGACATTCACATCATCTTATTTATTCACGGCAGAATTTTCCTCAAGTATCTTCAGTAGTagatttcaaaatgtttgtAACAGGTTGTTGGTATTTGCATCACTTTTAGTATAGTTAGATTCAAATGCAGTACTTTCTGTATTATCCAAGCATCAATCTTACATCTCTAAGTATTTATTTGCTGCACTTATGGagacactgcagctgtttttatatatgttgCTTGTATATGTTTTTCT from the Lates calcarifer isolate ASB-BC8 linkage group LG17, TLL_Latcal_v3, whole genome shotgun sequence genome contains:
- the naprt gene encoding nicotinate phosphoribosyltransferase, with translation MAAPFSNTREAMERSIRERVPPLLTDLYQFTMAYAYWRAGRHQEPAVFELFFRDNPFGGGFSLFAGLHDCQLFLRSFRFTDEDVEFLRSVLPPATDPAFFQFLRGLDCSGVTLRSVPEGTVVFARVPLMEVAGPLAVVQLLETSLLCLVNYASLVCSNAARFRLAAGPRRKLLEMGLRRAQGPDGGLTASRYTHIGGFDLTSNVQAGFLFGIPVAGTMAHSYVTSFTSLEEVWPQTLVAVNGDPDPVDFISLTKGWLSRVCELLAAEPGKIREGELAAFLSYAIAYPQNFLPVIDSYSVGCSGLLNFCAVALALYELGYRPVGVRLDSGDLCRQSVDVRHVFRLCSEHFSIPAFDSLVIVGTNNISEQSMAELNKKENEINVVGVGTHLVTCTKQPSLGCVYKLVEVRGRPRMKISEDPEKSTVPGRKAVYRLIDAEGHPFLDLVCLAVESPPEAGVPLSCYPLGCDNSAVSITPAQVTCLRQEVFTKGQVTHPLCSAAETRAKVQGSLQTLHPRHKRLQEPDSYTVALSEKLHNLVTEIRRGSSSNSNFLLAN